The bacterium nucleotide sequence GGCGAATTTTGCCGGGTCTTTTTTCTCAACGGAACGGATCACGAATTCATTGGTCCCGGCCAATTTCTGTATCGATGCCTGAGCCTGGCCGATCTTACCCAGCGAAACGCGAATGTCGCCGGTTTCCACTGTTTTTTCGAACCTTACCCATATCAGGGCACCGCCCGTGAAATCCACGCCCAGCCGCGGTCCTTTGATAAAGATCAGCAGCAGGGCGATAACAACGCAGGCAAGCGAAAAAATATACGCGTACTTTCGAAAGCCCATAAAATCGAGATTGGGATTTTTAACCAGTTCAATCATGTTATATCCTCAGTTTTGATGTTTCAAACTTCAAAGTGAAGTAATCAAGCACCGCTTTCGTCACAAAGACCGCAGTGATCAAGTTCGTGACCAACCCTATGATCAGGGTGAGGGCAAAGCCTTTTATCGGTCCGGTTCCGAAGATGTAGAGGACGATACCCGTGATGATGGTCGTCATATTGGAGTCGAATATCGCCAGCCAGGCGCGCGAAAATCCCTGGCTGATGGCGGTCCTTATCGTCTTGCCGATCTTAAGTTCTTCGCGGATCCGTTCAAAGATCAGAATATTAGCGTCCACCGACATGCCGATAGTCAAGGCAATACCGGCGATCCCGGGCATGGTTAGCGTGCCATGGAACGCTGACAAAATGCCGATAAGCAGGATGATATTGAGAGCCATCGCAAAGTCCGCGATCAACCCGGAAAGCGAGTAGTAGATCAACATGAAAAGGACAACCACGGCCGCGCCGAGAAGCGCTGCCCGTATGCCGCTGGTAATCGAGTCGCGGCCGAGCGATGGTCCGACCGAACGTTCTTCCACGATTTTGAGCGGAGCCGGCAGAGCGCCGGCCCTGAGCACGATCGCCAGGTCGCGTGCCTCATCGGCCTTGAACTGACCTGAGATCATGGCCCTGCCCTGAGGGATCCGCTCGCGGATCACCGGCGCCGACTGGACCATGTTATCAAGCACGATCGCGAGCCGTTTGTTGATGTTCTTGCCGGTGATCGTGGCAAATCTCCGGGCAGCATCGCGTTTGAACTCCATTTCTATGTACCAGCTCCCGGTATACTGCAGTTCCGAACCCTGATACGGCTGGTGACGGGCATCGCGTATCGCTTCACCGGTCATTTCCGGTTCCTTTTTGAGCACGTAGATGCGCCTGACGTCCCGGCTTTCGTATTTTTCCTTGGGGCCGAAGGCGATCTGGATGTCCGCAGGCATTGCCGTTTGGGCCCTTGTCAGCAGGGCGTTGACCGAATCTTCATCCCTGACATCGATCCCGGCGTCGCGCTCCACGCTTATGAAATACGACGACAGCGGTTCCTCAAAAGCCATCGTGTCGCCGCCTTGAAGGAACCGGTCGACGGTCTTGAACACATCGTTCGCCCTTTCGTCCTCAACCAACTTGAATTCCAGGTGGGCTATCTTTCCGATAAGGTTAACGGCTCTATCGCGGTCGACTCCGGGCAGCTGGACAAGGATCCTTGATGTCGACTGTTTTTCGATGATCGGTTCGAAAACACCGAACTGGTCGATGCGGTTCTTGATGATCTCGAGCGCTCGGTCACGCAGGTCAGAGGGATTTTCACTGGATACGGTCGTATCAACCTCGAGGATAAGGTGCATGCCGCCTTTGAGGTCGAGACCAAGGTGGATCGCCCGTTTCATGAGCGCATTTTCTTCATTTTTAGAAAGTCCTTGTGCCGTGTATACTCTGATCGTAGGGTAGAGCGTGTAGATCCCGACCGCGAGCAATACCAGCACAATTATCATTCTAAGACCGATATTCTTCATCTTGCTCCTTTGATGATGGAAACCATTTCAGCGGTTGCCTGTCTCATGCCGACGAAAACTGCGCGCGCGATGATCGCAAATCCGATGGAATATCCGCTGATCTCCGGGAACCGCAGCAGCGGCAGGATATTGCGGTAATCAATGCCGTGGCCGGCGTGGATCGTGAATCCTTCCCGGCGCGCGGCTTTTGCGGCGCGCGCTATCTGGATGAGCGCGTTCCGGTAATTTTTCAGTTTGGAATATTCATTGGTATTGATCTCAATATATTGTGCGCCGACGCGCACTGCTTCTTTGATCTGCTCGATATCGGAGTCAATAAAAATACCGACCCTGATACGCTGGTCCTTGAGACGGGATATGATCGGCCTGAGGTCTTCTTTGCTCTGCAGCAGGTTCAAGCCGCCTTGAGTAGTGACTTCGTCTGATGATTCAGGCACCAGGGTGACGCGGTGAGGTTTGACCGAAAGCGCGATCTTCGCCATTTCCGGCGTTGCCGCCATTTCCAGATTTAACTCGGTTTTGATGATATCCCTGAGGAGCCTGAGATCCCGTTCCTTGATATGCCTGCGGTCGGCCCTGAGATGGATCGTGATACCGTCAGCGCCGGCCAGCTCGGCTTCGACCGCGGCGTAGACCGGGTCTGGAAAGTCTTCCCGGCGCGCTTCCCGCAAGGTCGCGATGTGATCGACATTGACGGATAATTCCATGGGCTATTATAACCAGAAAAACCATGGTGTCAACCTTGCTTATAATGAAGGCTTCGAGAGAGCGATGAATATTTTTTCAAGGCTCTCTGGATCGTCTTGACACGGGAAGCGTTTTAATTAGAATTAAATATGCCGCCATTAGGACAATTAGGGGTTATGACGATCATCATTCTGATCGGAGCATTTGCGCTGGTCATAGCGATCATAGTCGCCATCAGCAAATCAGCGAGCGCCAGTTCCAAAACCAGCTTCTTAAACCAGATCGGCATCCTCACGGACGAACTGGACCGTCAAAAAAGAGAGAACATCGCGATACGTTCCGAGATCAAACGCATCAATTCGCAAGACAACCTGTTTTTCGCTTCGATGATCCGGGTGGCGTCCAAGCAGGATCCCGTCGAGATCGCGAGAGAAACCACAGCCCTTGTGGCGAACTTTCTTAACGCGCCCGAAGTCGCGATCTTCATGCGGGATGAGAAAGGGAAACGGCTGAATATCATGGCTCAGCACGGCTTGAACGAGAACTGGCTGCCGAAGCTTGTCTACGAAAAAGGCGAGGGCAAGGTCGGCACGACTCTGGAAAAGAGGATCCCGCTGAGCCCCCGGGAATTCGAAATGCTCAGGATCAAAGAACCTTTTCCGATCTTCGATCCCACATTTTGCCAGCCGATCGTGTATCAGCAAGATATCTATGGCGTGATCGCGATCGTGCGCAACAGCGAGTTCGAAGAAAGGGAGAGGAGCATGCTGGGCGTGGTCGCGTCCATCACCGGGATCGCGCTCAACAATACGCTGAGTTTCGCGTCCCTGCGCGATCTCGCTTCCATGGACCCGCTGACTAAGCTCTACAATATCGGACACTTCCGGGACCGTCTTGCCGAAGAATTGAACCGGGCGCGCCGCTTTCAGCATGATCTATCCATTTCGATCCTGGACCTTGATAATTTTAAATACTATAACGACACGTACGGACACCAGTCCGGCGACCAGCTGCTCATGCAGCTGGCACAGCAAATGACCAAACATTTCCGGGATACCGATGTCGTCGGGCGGTACGGCGGCGATGAATTCATCATCATGTTCCTGGAAACCAAGAAGCCGGAGGCGGCAAAAACCCTCAGTATCCTGCTGAATGAACTGTCTCTCCGTGATTTTGCGCGGGGGCAGGAAGAGCGCCGGATCACTTTTTCGGC carries:
- the secD gene encoding protein translocase subunit SecD; translation: MKNIGLRMIIVLVLLAVGIYTLYPTIRVYTAQGLSKNEENALMKRAIHLGLDLKGGMHLILEVDTTVSSENPSDLRDRALEIIKNRIDQFGVFEPIIEKQSTSRILVQLPGVDRDRAVNLIGKIAHLEFKLVEDERANDVFKTVDRFLQGGDTMAFEEPLSSYFISVERDAGIDVRDEDSVNALLTRAQTAMPADIQIAFGPKEKYESRDVRRIYVLKKEPEMTGEAIRDARHQPYQGSELQYTGSWYIEMEFKRDAARRFATITGKNINKRLAIVLDNMVQSAPVIRERIPQGRAMISGQFKADEARDLAIVLRAGALPAPLKIVEERSVGPSLGRDSITSGIRAALLGAAVVVLFMLIYYSLSGLIADFAMALNIILLIGILSAFHGTLTMPGIAGIALTIGMSVDANILIFERIREELKIGKTIRTAISQGFSRAWLAIFDSNMTTIITGIVLYIFGTGPIKGFALTLIIGLVTNLITAVFVTKAVLDYFTLKFETSKLRI
- a CDS encoding pyridoxine 5'-phosphate synthase, which encodes MELSVNVDHIATLREARREDFPDPVYAAVEAELAGADGITIHLRADRRHIKERDLRLLRDIIKTELNLEMAATPEMAKIALSVKPHRVTLVPESSDEVTTQGGLNLLQSKEDLRPIISRLKDQRIRVGIFIDSDIEQIKEAVRVGAQYIEINTNEYSKLKNYRNALIQIARAAKAARREGFTIHAGHGIDYRNILPLLRFPEISGYSIGFAIIARAVFVGMRQATAEMVSIIKGAR
- a CDS encoding sensor domain-containing diguanylate cyclase, whose protein sequence is MTIIILIGAFALVIAIIVAISKSASASSKTSFLNQIGILTDELDRQKRENIAIRSEIKRINSQDNLFFASMIRVASKQDPVEIARETTALVANFLNAPEVAIFMRDEKGKRLNIMAQHGLNENWLPKLVYEKGEGKVGTTLEKRIPLSPREFEMLRIKEPFPIFDPTFCQPIVYQQDIYGVIAIVRNSEFEERERSMLGVVASITGIALNNTLSFASLRDLASMDPLTKLYNIGHFRDRLAEELNRARRFQHDLSISILDLDNFKYYNDTYGHQSGDQLLMQLAQQMTKHFRDTDVVGRYGGDEFIIMFLETKKPEAAKTLSILLNELSLRDFARGQEERRITFSAGVSSYPEDGSNPGELIKCADKALYEAKGAGRNTVRMHFHQLEKI